The DNA sequence gctgcagtgttaactgcatcagcccaaaaacattcaagcaatcctgaattcagcctcatgcttctggcatgttcgttgagagttctgtccATGCGTTCAGCTatgccattctgctgcggtgtcccaggaatagtcttctgaaatctaatcacATTTgtagcacagaattctttgaaccctccgtcgatgtactctctgccattgtctgacctcagacatttcaacttcaagcctgttttattttcaaccttggCTCTCCACTTCTTGGAAGTGTCAAATgtgtcaaatttatttttcaaaaaataaacctatactttcctgcttgagtcatcaattaaggaaacatagtaccacgatcctccaagagaagcgacaggggatggcccccacaaatctgtgtgcaccaactccaactttgtagacttTGAAGTTCTgccatttttcaagaaactaacttttttctgcttccaaaaaatgcaaccttcacacatgttgAAATTAGTTGATttcaactttggtaacttccccttggataatagtactttcattcctttctcacttaTGTGACCAAGTCTTTGATgtcataggttggcatttgcgttagcaattgcaacagtatctctaatgcttgaagttatgtatagagtacctgtttttgtgcctcgagctactaccatagctccttttgttatctttcacgtgccaccggtaaatagtaccgaatgcccattagcatcaagttgtcctacagaatcAGGCtcctcatgagcttgggaacatgtcgcaccttctgtagcaaccatgcacttccattgggcagattgattcgtacatctcccatgccttcgatttccaacgcttcaccataTGCTAAGTACAcattcccgaaatcaccagtaacataattctgcatgatttctcggtgtgctgtagtgtggaatgaggctcctgaatctaacacccaagattcatgtgctgtagtgtggaatgaggctcctgaatctaacacccaagattcaatttggttgtcgactgaaaggagtaaggcatcttggaggTCTTCTATTGTGGCATTAGCAGAGTCAtgttcattcttcttctttgcttcattgcaattatttttgaagtggccaatcttgccacaattccagcaactgtacttgttttccggacctagatttacttctgcctcttcgggactttgacctgtcccgatttgaacttttactagctcctctacctctcttctcgaggtttaagacagaactggaagttgatgcttcacctgtatctcttctgcgaacttctttgttaagaatatggtcccggatatcttgatacttcatctttgttttgccataagaattgctaacagctgttctcatgacctcccagcTTTGTGGCAATTGAGACAGAGCAATCAGTACACGTATTTCATCATCAAATTTAATCCCCACTGAaactaattgattgatgatggtgttgaactcattcaaatgctgaataactggagttccttctgccattctcaactagaatagcttgtacatcaaatgcactttgttattggttGATGGCTGCTGgtacatgtctgatagagctttTATCATATCTGctgtggtcttttcctttcccacaatgtgtgcaactgatcttgacagtgttagtcgaatgacttccaacacttgtctatcaaggaaactccaatcttcatcgctcatgtcatctggctttcttcgtAAGAGTGGAAGATATAGTTttttcccatagagataatcctctatctgcattttctagtaggcaaagtctgtaccgtcaaatttctcgataccagccctttagcttcttctccagccataactttacaaatgaattcaaatttgaacaaacaaatatcaacgttgcgtccgaaacactcgaattagctggaaacgagtccgaaatcatcaaaattggatcaaaattgaGTTTAAACAGGCCAAAACAGTTTCGGCCAACCAGAGTGCGACAAGTGGCAGGATGACGTCGGCTCGGCTCAGGAACATGGCTTAGCTCAGTCACGGCTCGGCTCAGTGGTCTGGCGTGTGGGTCAGAGCGGTCTGGATCGAGTATGGATCCGGATCAGGTTGCAGGATCGGGCTAATCCGTCTTCAACCTCAGATTGGCGTGTGCGGCGCGTGTGTGCCTGGGAGGCGCGTCAGGCGTTACTCTTTGGCGCGTTAGTATTACTCCTTGCTTCGTTCGAGACGAAATTTCCACCAGAATTTTCGTTTCGATCTGAGGAATCTAGTGGTACCTTCAAAACTTGATTTCGATCAAGTTTCAAGAATGAgtttttcaaaaatcacaatcGGTCCTCCAacatgctctgataccagttgttggggaCTAGACGGAGACagagatgattctaaataaaaggagagacgaaatttaatgtgattcgacaattgcctacgtccacagctgctgtaatttcactatgaaatagTTTTTACGAAaaactctctgctcacccactctatTCTCACTTCTCTGCACCACTCTACACGCAGCACACActcacttattttctctctACACTTGTCTGCACTATTCACTCACCTCATCACAAcacttctatttataataaGGATGGGGAGTCATCGGTGACAGTCAACTGGAGCAATTAAGAAGGTGCAGCCGCACCTTTTGAATTCGGTGCATTCAGTGCTgaaattttcttcttcctttcggTGTATTAAATGAGCATAGAATTTGGAGTAACCGGTGCATGCAATGCATGACTCACTATTTTGTCTCCATTTGTAACACTAGCCTTCACTGCACTCTTTGTTTTTGGTTCTTGCACAACACACTGTGAAAACACTAATCAATAAGTAATCATGTGAAGTCTTTAATGTGgaacttgtttatttattttcttattttcactTTATCCTCAtgcataaaataaaacactaatCAATAAGTAATCATGTGAAGTCTTAGTGTGgaacttgtttatttattttcttattttcactTTATCCTCatgcataaaataaaacttttgacACGGTGGtacctttttttcattttatcagGTAAATCAAAAGATGATCCTCACATTAACTGCAAGTATTATGTATTGGTTCTTGAAACAACCACTCGAAGATAGGCCATCTGGAAGTTCAGATAGCGAGAGTGGAAGCCAATCAGAGACAATCTCAAACTCTACAATAGATGACTCTGCTTCTGAGTCATCAATAGAGGAGAATGTTACCATGTAAATATATGTGATGACTGAAACAACCTTTTGCTGAAGTTTTGGGTTACCCCAACCCCCCTACCCTTTCCCATCCCTCTTATCTTTTGGTTGCTACATGTGATTGAAAAGTTCAGCATTTGCCAATGTAGAAAATATGGCCGTTTTCAACCAAATTTTGCAAAACCAGCTGCTTCTGTGTATAGTGTTCTTTGACCTGATTCTTACATTTGTTTCAATGAACATTTATTTGCTTAATGGAATTAACTAAGCGATGTTTTGGCTGTACTTGTGATCTTTTGTGGTGGATCTTTATTTTGCGGTTGATTCTTtgttattgatattttattttattttcttccctgctctaaataagtaattaattagTCTACATTGTTCATAAGAAtggattaaagaaaaattatttacttgTATCTCTCAGAAATAAcgtgaaattttatttatgtccatcgacttaaaaataaaaaaaaaggctcaAGATCGAACAATTTACTTTTGACTTTTCTTTCAGTCCTAAGCCTTGTGCAACAGGCCAGTAATTCTTCCTGTGCACATGAATCTCCTGCGCCAACTCCAGATGTTGTAATTTTCCATCTTGGGTTATGCCATCAAGATGCTTGTATAGCTAACTTGGTTAGCTTTAACCACATAGACTGTTAAAGACGAGCAGAGTAATGCAATATCTcacattctttttcttttcctcttcgtTTTAAAGAATATCCGATAGCAACTTTGTAAAATAATGCCTAGCTGAGAGAACAagctcgaaatatatatgagaaattcaAAACCGTGTTTCCCACAGTATTCTGGGCTCAACATCATTCTCTGATATCTATCTAAAACATTGCATGGGCTTGCTTCTACAGTAAGATCATTAAAGTCACCAGCTATTCAATGTCAGAGTCGCCTTTTGCATCAGTACCCGTTCAACAAGCAGCTTTCTCATTCATCAGCTACTATGCACATGGCAGGTCGTGCAATGGGTGACCCTTTTGGTTTCTTGCCATTATATTTCGTGCAAGGGAGACTTGCTTTCCAACCACGAAGACAAATGCCTTACCCTTCCCACTGGCACCTCTAGCAGTTCTTCCAACGCGACGCACATATTCACTAGGATCACGTGGGAAGTCGAAGAGTACAACATGATCCACCCCAGTAAAGTCAATTCCACGTGATGCTCTGTGGAAATTGTCAGATGCATCAAAATTGCTACGATATGACTTCCATCTTATAGGAAGGTTAGTAACATGACCCTAGTAGTGGTGCCATGGAGGTAGAATACAGGTAAATATGCATAAAAGGCAAATAAATTACCTATCAGTGCAAACCAAAAACTGAGAGACTTTATCTGTCTGATTACGGGTGAACTCCTTGAAATTTGCAAGCCTTGATTCTTGTTCCACAGCAGCATGGAAGGGTAGAACTTGGACGCGAGTCCCTTTTCTGTCAAGACGCTTTAATGCATTCTCAACTTTTCTACATGTCTCAATCTGTAAATTGAGAAGGTATAAGCTAGCATAAATCATACGGGTTTAAAAAGTTATGAAGACCATGTTACAGAATTAATCCATTCTAAAAACTCTTACACAATGTTTTCTTGATAGATGTTGGTCGAGCAAGAAACTAAGCATTTAGCAAAAAGTACAGTGAGGTGCAAGCCAACTATACTGGAATTATACAAGAGAGCCCTCAAAACATAAGAGATCAAACGTACCTTGTTACAGAAAACAATTGTTTTGGAAACTGGGCTTTCCTCCACCAGCTGCAGAAGAGCAGATTTCTTATTCAAAAAAGCAGTTTCTGGAGttttctcaatctcatcttGTCCGCTGCAGTCTACAAGAACCTGGACATGCAacctaataattattattcattgtCAGCTGGTTTAAAATCCCTTTATCATTCAATGCTTACATCTTCATATATTTGGTGCATGAAGAAGTGATTTGTGCATGCTGCTCATTCTAGGACTCATCTGAATTTTACCTGAACACCCATGCTGACAACAGAATAATAGCTTGGACTCCTCATCatattcttaatattatttaacCAATCTTCTTTGAACTGATTATGTATGTATGATAGCTATCCAAATTTTTATGGCAAGCAGAAGATTTTACTGGTCTGTAAAATATGGACCAGCAGGAATGAAAGTAAATTCCTGATCTTCATACATATTGATCTTCAAGCAATATGTATGAAAAGTGTTCTACAGACACTTTGCATCAGGATATTTCGGTTctgaaaatgattatataatatttttgagaaaGGTCTTGGAAGAGATCCCATGTTTCATGACTTCAGGGAAAGCTGAAAACTCATTTATACAAGCAAACGTGATAATAATGTCAACAAGGAAGAATGGTGGTGGTTTGAATAATGCATCCCAAATCCTATTCAAATATCCCTTTTTCAACAGATCACAGTGAATTTTTTAGATGTAATCAATATTAGGTTCAATGCTTGCAAGGCTTCAGATGTAACCGAACAAACTTGCTAATTGTTAGGTTCAATGCTTACGAGGCTTCAGATGTAGCCATGTAGGATGACAGAGATGAGATGGGAAGaatgttattttgttttcttctcttcttgttATTCTTTTGTTTCCACGAATTCTGTTTTAAAGAACTCCGTtgtttaaacaatttttttttttttttgataagccCGTTGTTTAAACAATTACAAGTAGTTCATGCAATATGTAATGCATTTGAGTGATGAAAATGGATGAAGGACAAAATTGACCACAATCTGAGACTTTAAGGTTCACGCTGCTCAAATTAGGACTAGAGGGACCAAATTGACAACCTACCTAAACTTGGCGGAAACCAAACTAAGTCtagcctaaaaaaaaaaaaaaaaaaacaaaagggagAAAACACTTGAAACCAACCTCTTCAAGGCCAGGGCTTACACGATGCATACCAGGCCCCATGATCACTTCACAATCAGGAAATATTTCAACTAGTTTGTTGTATGTATCTCTTGGCAAAGTTGCAGTCACAAATAGATATTGTGCGGTAACAGGTGAAGAATCTATCAAACTTTTCAATGCTACTTCAAAATCCTCATCATTAAAGAGTATGTCGACCTCATCCAACACAGCACTGCAACACAtagtttcaattatttttagCGGTGGCTCAATATCTCGTAAAAATAGCTGTGCCATGCAAGTAGATTTAACACACAGCAAGACTAAAATGGGCTGGTAAAGACCATTTGAAAGGTCACAAGTCGGAGTTCCCATCAAACAAATATGTTGCAGTTTGTAAAATTGCAAAATAGTTATCGTACAAATGTGTTGCTAATCAAATGAAAACTTGGTTACCTTCTTAGGTTTATTAACTGCAAGA is a window from the Carya illinoinensis cultivar Pawnee chromosome 14, C.illinoinensisPawnee_v1, whole genome shotgun sequence genome containing:
- the LOC122294095 gene encoding DEAD-box ATP-dependent RNA helicase 50 isoform X2 — protein: MMQIRGTADNFDLSPKHGFEPHLENLNTPGKPNKSDTKTRISDISVPRGSARNLRGWGSGGSKYDYQSEDILKRMRKLSTDRVDFFSKKSFGELGCSEFMIESLRGLRYSRPSHIQAMAFPFVIEGNSCIIADQSGSGKTLAYLAPIIQRLRQEELQELSKTSSQSPRVVIIVPTAELASQVLHNCRAISKSGVPFKSMVVTGGFRQRTQLENLKQGVDVLIATPGRFMFLIKEGFLQLINLRSAVLDEVDILFNDEDFEVALKSLIDSSPVTAQYLFVTATLPRDTYNKLVEIFPDCEVIMGPGMHRVSPGLEEVLVDCSGQDEIEKTPETAFLNKKSALLQLVEESPVSKTIVFCNKIETCRKVENALKRLDRKGTRVQVLPFHAAVEQESRLANFKEFTRNQTDKVSQFLVCTDRASRGIDFTGVDHVVLFDFPRDPSEYVRRVGRTARGASGKGKAFVFVVGKQVSLARNIMARNQKGHPLHDLPCA